Proteins encoded in a region of the Vitis riparia cultivar Riparia Gloire de Montpellier isolate 1030 chromosome 7, EGFV_Vit.rip_1.0, whole genome shotgun sequence genome:
- the LOC117918105 gene encoding LOW QUALITY PROTEIN: pentatricopeptide repeat-containing protein At5g48730, chloroplastic-like (The sequence of the model RefSeq protein was modified relative to this genomic sequence to represent the inferred CDS: inserted 2 bases in 2 codons) → MTSFFQVFELLREQLWYRPNSGIYIKLIVMLGKCKQPEKAHALFLAMIDEGCXVNHEAYTALLSAYSRSGLFDKAFSLLEKMKNTPDCQPDVHTYSVLIKSCLQVVAFDKVPVLLSDMANQGIKPNTVTYNTLIDAYGKAKRFAEMESTLLEMLREGKCEPDVWTMNSTLRAFGSSGQIETMEKCYEKFQSAGIEPNIKTFNILLDSYGKAEKYEKMSAVMEYMQKYHFSWTIVTYNVVIDAFGRAGDLKQMEYLFRLMRSERIKPSCVTLCSLVRAYGRAGKAEKIGGXLRFIENSDVMLDIVFFNCLVDAYGRLGCFAEMKGVLEMMKKKGCKPDKITYRTMIKAYKIGGMTSCAKELQGLMRMPDETRLEMGKPDFR, encoded by the exons ATGACATCTTTCTTTCAGGTGTTTGAACTATTACGTGAGCAGCTCTGGTACAGGCCCAACTCTGGTATATACATCAAGCTAATTGTAATGCTAGGAAAATGTAAGCAACCTGAAAAGGCCCATGCCCTCTTTCTCGCTATGATTGATGAAGGCT GTGTTAACCATGAAGCCTACACTGCTCTTTTATCTGCCTACAGTAGGAGTGGGCTGTTTGACAAAGCATTTTCTCTCCTCGAGAAGATGAAGAACACCCCGGATTGTCAGCCTGATGTCCACACTTACTCGGTCCTCATAAAATCATGCCTGCAGGTGGTTGCCTTTGACAAAGTGCCGGTTCTGCTTTCTGACATGGCTAACCAGGGAATCAAGCCCAACACTGTCACATACAACACCCTCATTGATGCCTATGGAAAAGCAAAAAG GTTTGCAGAGATGGAATCGACACTCTTGGAAATGCTTCGAGAAGGGAAATGTGAACCTGATGTGTGGACCATGAACTCCACGCTCAGGGCCTTTGGCAGCAGTGGGCAAATAGAAACAATGGAAAAGTGTTACGAGAAGTTTCAGAGTGCTGGAATAGAACCCAACATCAAGACCTTCAACATACTCCTGGATTCCTATGGAAAGGCTgagaaatatgagaaaatgagtGCTGTGATGGAATACATGCAAAAATACCATTTCTCATGGACAATTGTGACCTACAATGTGGTAATAGATGCATTTGGGAGAGCTGGGGATTTGAAACAGATGGAATATTTGTTTAGGCTGATGCGATCAGAGAGGATAAAGCCAAGCTGTGTCACACTTTGCTCACTAGTCAGGGCTTATGGACGAGCTGGAAAAGCTGAAAAAATTGGGG GTTTGCGTTTTATCGAAAATTCAGACGTGATGCTTGATATTGTGTTTTTCAATTGCCTGGTGGATGCTTATGGGAGGCTGGGTTGCTTTGCAGAGATGAAAGGGGTTCTtgagatgatgaagaagaagggTTGTAAGCCTGATAAAATTACATATAGAACCATGATTAAAGCTTATAAAATTGGTGGGATGACAAGCTGTGCCAAGGAGCTTCAGGGTCTCATGAGAATGCCAGATGAGACTCGGTTAGAGATGGGGAAGCCTGACTTTCGATGA
- the LOC117918106 gene encoding ATP synthase subunit beta, chloroplastic-like has protein sequence MSHNGILHQTSCVDTPSQNGVAERKNRHLFELHFETGIKVVDLLAPYPRGGKIGLFGGAGVGKTVLIMELINNIAKAHGGVSVFGGVGERTREGNDLYMEMKESGVINEKNISESKVALVYGQMNEPPGARMRVGLTALTMAEYFRDVNEQDVLLFIDNIFRFVQARSESICLIGQNAFLCGSCTHVSNEGSETILG, from the coding sequence ATGAGTCACAATGGTATTCTTCATCAAACATCTTGTGTTGATACTCCTTCTcaaaatggggttgctgaaagaaaaaacaggcATTTATTTGAACTCCATTTTGAAACAGGAATTAAAGTAGTGGATCTTTTAGCTCCTTATCCCCGTGGAGGAAAAATTGGACTATTTGGGGGAGCTGGAGTGGGTAAAACAGTACTCATTATGGAATTGATCAACAACATTGCCAAAGCTCATGGGGGTGTATCTGTATTTGGCGGAGTAGGTGAACGTACTCGTGAAGGAAATGATCTTTACATGGAAATGAAAGAATCTGGAgtgattaatgaaaaaaatatttcagaatCAAAAGTGGCTCTAGTCTACGGTCAGATGAATGAACCGCCGGGAGCTCGTATGAGAGTTGGTTTGACTGCCCTAACTATGGCGGAATATTTCCGAGATGTTAATGAACAAGACGTACTTCTATTTATCGACAATATCTTCCGTTTCGTCCAAGCAAGATCCGAAAGTATCTGCCTTATTGGACAGAATGCCTTCCTTTGTGGCTCGTGCACTCATGTTTCAAATGAAGGTTCCGAAACAATTTTGGGTTGA
- the LOC117918108 gene encoding uncharacterized protein LOC117918108 has translation MATENFAQPAVPRFDGYYDHWAMLMENFLHSKEYWSIVENGIPSIAGGSMPTQAQRNEVEEARLKDMKIKNYLFQSIDRTIMETILDKSTAKSIWDSMRQKYLGSTRVKRAQLQALRKEFEILQMKEGEKVDEYFARVLTIANKMKAHEEIMGQNVIVEKILRSMTSKFDYVVCSIEESNNVDTMTIDELQSSLLVHEQRMNCHSGNARDEQVLKVSYGESWEKSANYAEFDEEEEMLLMSYDEVKNLK, from the exons ATGGCAACAGAAAACTTTGCTCAACCGGCAGTTCCAAGGTTTGATGGTTATTATGACCATTGGGCCATGTTAATGGAGAATTTTCTCCATTCAAAGGAGTATTGGAGCATAGTAGAGAATGGGATTCCTTCAATAGCCGGAGGATCAATGCCTACTCAAGCACAAAGAAATGAAGTTGAAGAGGCAAGGCTAAAGGATATGAAGATCAAGAACTACCTATTTCAATCGATTGATAGGACCATTATGGAGACAATTCTTGACAAGAGCACAGCAAAGAGTATATGGGATTCAATGAGGCAGAAGTATCTGGGCTCCACCAGAGTTAAACGAGCTCAACTACAAGCTCTTAGAAAAGAGTTTGAGATCCTACAGATGAAAGAGGGTGAGAAGGTTGATGAGTACTTTGCCAGAGTTTTGACTATTGCAAACAAGATGAAAGCACATGAAGAAATAATGGGGCAGAACGTGATTGTGGAGAAAATCTTGAGATCGATGACTTCCAAGTTTGACTATGTGGTATGCTCAATAGAAGAGTCCAATAATGTGGACACAATGACCATTGACGAGCTTCAAAGCAGCCTTTTGGTTCATGAACAGAGAATGAATTGTCATAGTGGAAATGCAAGGGATGAACAAGTTTTAAAGGTTTCGTATGGAGAAAG TTGGGAGAAGAGTGCAAACTATGCTGAGTtcgatgaagaagaagagatgctCCTCATGTCGTATGATGAAGTCAAAAACTTGAAATGA